A part of Cyanobacteriota bacterium genomic DNA contains:
- a CDS encoding sulfite exporter TauE/SafE family protein, which yields MGFLGSFGHCIGMCGPLTAAVALSPAGTSSLTWRQQLYHQCLLNVGRLVSYGLVGMAIGAVGSLLIAGGHLAGIGSPLRRGIALLLGTLLIWIGLSQVLPVSLPKVPMFQPLAGLHQRLSSALAYISRQPHWWTPIVLGWLWGLIPCGFLYIAQIKAAETSDPVQGAATMLAFGLGTLPTMVGTGLVTARISRDRRSQLYQLGGWVTLTIGILTLCRTDAMVDYSGYGALICLVVALIARPISPIWAFPLRYRRTIGVSAFVLSLIHTAHMLDHSFNWNVMAIVFTIPTYQIGIVAGVMALMLMLPAALTSTDAMVNRLGNLWRKLHLLTVPALLLVGTHTILVGSNYLGALAWSWQNWLGSALLALVILGVLLIRSLVIP from the coding sequence ATGGGTTTTCTCGGAAGTTTTGGCCACTGCATCGGTATGTGTGGCCCTCTAACAGCAGCCGTTGCCCTATCACCAGCAGGTACCAGTTCCCTTACTTGGCGGCAACAACTGTATCACCAGTGTCTACTTAACGTAGGACGATTAGTTAGCTATGGGTTAGTCGGCATGGCGATCGGGGCTGTTGGCTCCCTTCTGATTGCAGGCGGGCACCTCGCTGGGATTGGAAGTCCATTACGGCGGGGAATCGCTCTTCTGCTGGGCACGCTGCTAATTTGGATAGGGCTAAGCCAAGTTCTGCCTGTAAGCTTGCCTAAAGTACCCATGTTTCAACCCCTAGCAGGGCTACATCAACGGCTTAGCAGTGCCTTAGCCTACATAAGCCGACAACCTCACTGGTGGACTCCTATTGTCTTGGGCTGGCTCTGGGGGCTGATCCCCTGTGGGTTTCTCTACATTGCTCAAATCAAGGCCGCAGAAACTAGCGATCCGGTGCAGGGAGCAGCCACTATGCTGGCATTTGGCCTGGGCACCTTGCCGACGATGGTAGGCACTGGACTGGTTACTGCTCGGATTAGTCGCGATCGCCGCAGCCAACTCTATCAACTAGGGGGATGGGTGACACTGACGATTGGCATTCTGACGCTCTGCCGCACCGATGCCATGGTTGACTACAGTGGCTATGGAGCGTTGATATGCTTGGTTGTGGCTCTGATTGCCCGCCCCATCAGTCCGATTTGGGCATTCCCCCTGCGCTACCGCCGCACGATTGGAGTTAGTGCCTTTGTGCTCTCTCTAATTCATACCGCCCACATGCTAGACCACAGTTTCAACTGGAACGTAATGGCGATCGTCTTTACCATCCCTACCTACCAAATTGGCATTGTGGCTGGCGTGATGGCATTAATGCTGATGCTGCCTGCTGCTCTCACGAGTACCGATGCCATGGTTAATCGCCTTGGTAACCTCTGGCGCAAACTCCACTTGCTGACTGTGCCAGCCTTACTGTTAGTTGGTACACATACTATCTTGGTAGGGTCTAACTATCTCGGTGCACTGGCTTGGAGTTGGCAAAACTGGCTGGGATCAGCACTACTAGCCTTGGTGATCCTAGGAGTGCTACTGATACGATCGCTAGTCATTCCCTAG
- a CDS encoding M56 family peptidase, whose amino-acid sequence MMHGLMVIVVAVYCCWWRWYWLVSFSSKRSWGDRWQRALCAFLLPPLLLIMTAIAISLMGPQGQMVGFWEGWCCYSVALAFLGWASVLWLQLVWQGQQTLQRIRTYPLLTVSAQDASNQPCRLLDSPLLYSAQVGFWRPELVISQGMLTTLNPTQLAAVITHEQAHAYYQDTFWFFWLGWLRRLTCWLPYTNLLWQELLTLRELRADGWAAQRVDSLLLAEVLLAVVKSPWQESYEGTASFGECASVDRLTERMNALLAPSTQLPEATLQPWVWFCWVWWPLLVVPFHV is encoded by the coding sequence ATGATGCATGGGCTAATGGTAATAGTCGTGGCAGTTTACTGTTGCTGGTGGCGATGGTATTGGCTGGTAAGCTTCAGCAGCAAGCGCAGTTGGGGCGATCGTTGGCAGCGGGCACTCTGCGCCTTTTTGTTGCCACCGTTGTTGTTAATCATGACGGCGATCGCCATCAGCCTAATGGGGCCACAAGGTCAAATGGTAGGCTTCTGGGAAGGCTGGTGCTGCTATAGTGTAGCCTTAGCATTTCTAGGATGGGCAAGTGTGCTGTGGCTTCAGCTTGTGTGGCAAGGACAGCAGACTCTCCAGCGTATTCGTACCTACCCCTTGCTGACAGTCTCTGCTCAAGATGCCAGCAACCAGCCCTGTCGATTGTTAGACAGCCCCTTGCTCTACAGTGCTCAGGTTGGATTTTGGCGGCCAGAGCTAGTTATTAGTCAAGGGATGCTGACCACCCTTAATCCCACTCAACTAGCGGCAGTGATTACCCATGAACAAGCTCATGCCTATTACCAAGACACATTTTGGTTCTTTTGGTTGGGGTGGTTGCGGCGCTTGACCTGCTGGTTACCCTATACCAACCTGCTATGGCAGGAGTTGTTGACCTTGCGAGAACTTCGAGCTGATGGGTGGGCAGCTCAACGGGTGGATTCACTGTTGCTAGCTGAGGTGTTGCTGGCAGTGGTCAAAAGTCCATGGCAAGAGTCCTACGAAGGAACTGCTTCCTTTGGGGAATGTGCTAGCGTTGATCGCCTCACGGAACGGATGAATGCTCTGCTAGCCCCATCTACCCAGTTACCCGAAGCAACGCTCCAACCTTGGGTTTGGTTCTGTTGGGTCTGGTGGCCCTTACTAGTAGTACCCTTTCATGTCTGA
- a CDS encoding BlaI/MecI/CopY family transcriptional regulator produces MPPLPSHRPYQLSLGPLEAEILQIVWELGEVTVKDVHDRILADPNRELAYASVTTVLKRLTSKGWLSCNQQGRSYRWCPLVTQEQAQALLAYARLHEFLAVGNPDVVAAFADSLDQVSLDRLTEIAQRIQTIRQAREKL; encoded by the coding sequence ATGCCCCCTTTGCCAAGCCATCGTCCATACCAACTTTCCCTAGGCCCTTTAGAAGCTGAAATTTTGCAGATTGTTTGGGAGCTAGGTGAGGTTACGGTTAAAGATGTCCACGATCGCATCCTTGCTGATCCTAATCGAGAGTTAGCCTATGCCTCGGTTACTACCGTCTTGAAGCGACTCACCAGTAAGGGTTGGCTATCTTGCAATCAACAGGGACGCAGTTATCGGTGGTGTCCCCTAGTTACCCAAGAGCAGGCACAGGCATTACTAGCCTATGCTCGACTGCACGAGTTTCTGGCAGTGGGTAATCCTGATGTGGTAGCAGCATTTGCCGATAGCCTTGACCAAGTTAGCTTAGACCGACTGACGGAGATTGCTCAACGAATTCAAACCATACGCCAAGCAAGGGAGAAACTATGA